In one window of Mobiluncus massiliensis DNA:
- a CDS encoding cell wall-binding repeat-containing protein, with amino-acid sequence MNISKLMASSFAIAGIGVAGVTPIANAEDGGSATITNQTVSASVRLAGVDRYETSKAVSEATDLSSVLVSDKSPDGLIGSLQAANDDKSAVMSPDAPSLGGTNRYESAAKVALEGEADAPVVIANGNSEVDILAATSYAANLEANLLLAEPNQLGKYGSQAIAELNPQSITIIGGTAVVSEETKAQVEELTGKKVSRIAGDNRYTTALAAAQAIGSQNYLLVNGKNPVDALTLAPLAKKNNASVVLVQTSCAPQVVLEDLGGKHLTAIGGTSAIADNFAAKTCEQQAAETAAKAAAEKAAQEAAARAANPWGAGTAQGIAYDMLGQFGWGPDQMQPLFKLWARESGWRTNAGRPGGPYGIPQANPGRKMASAGADWATNPATQIRWGLSYIKGRYGSPAAAWANFCARGWY; translated from the coding sequence ATGAATATTTCTAAACTGATGGCAAGTTCATTTGCAATTGCTGGAATCGGAGTAGCAGGGGTTACCCCGATTGCCAATGCGGAAGATGGGGGTTCCGCAACCATTACAAATCAAACTGTCAGTGCCAGCGTTCGTTTGGCTGGTGTGGATCGTTATGAGACATCAAAAGCGGTGTCTGAGGCAACTGATTTGAGTTCAGTGTTGGTCAGCGATAAGTCGCCTGATGGCCTCATTGGTTCACTGCAGGCAGCCAACGATGACAAGTCTGCGGTTATGAGCCCGGATGCTCCCTCCTTGGGCGGAACTAACCGTTACGAGTCGGCCGCGAAAGTCGCTTTGGAAGGCGAAGCGGATGCTCCCGTGGTTATCGCCAACGGCAACTCGGAGGTAGATATTCTGGCCGCCACGTCCTACGCGGCCAATCTGGAAGCGAACCTCTTGTTGGCTGAGCCGAATCAGCTGGGCAAATACGGCTCTCAGGCCATTGCTGAGTTGAATCCTCAAAGCATCACAATCATTGGTGGCACCGCGGTCGTGAGCGAGGAAACTAAAGCTCAGGTTGAAGAACTGACCGGGAAAAAAGTTTCCCGGATAGCCGGAGATAACCGTTACACCACCGCGCTGGCCGCCGCGCAAGCCATCGGCTCGCAAAACTATCTGTTGGTCAATGGCAAGAACCCGGTCGATGCCCTGACTTTGGCCCCTTTGGCAAAGAAAAATAATGCTTCGGTAGTGTTGGTTCAGACTTCCTGTGCGCCCCAAGTGGTGTTGGAAGACCTGGGTGGAAAACATCTCACCGCTATCGGTGGCACCAGCGCTATTGCCGACAATTTCGCGGCGAAAACCTGTGAGCAGCAGGCGGCCGAGACAGCTGCAAAGGCCGCAGCTGAGAAGGCAGCCCAGGAAGCCGCGGCGCGGGCGGCTAATCCGTGGGGAGCCGGCACTGCGCAGGGCATCGCTTACGACATGCTGGGTCAGTTCGGTTGGGGACCGGATCAGATGCAGCCCCTGTTCAAGCTGTGGGCCCGCGAATCTGGATGGCGTACGAATGCCGGACGCCCCGGTGGCCCCTACGGGATTCCACAGGCTAATCCCGGCCGTAAAATGGCTTCTGCCGGTGCAGACTGGGCGACGAACCCGGCCACTCAAATCCGCTGGGGATTGAGCTACATCAAGGGTCGCTACGGCAGTCCCGCTGCTGCCTGGGCGAATTTCTGTGCTCGTGGCTGGTATTGA
- the nusA gene encoding transcription termination factor NusA, which produces MQIDMSALRLVEAEKGMDMNSLIDTVEQALLKAYRNQPGAEKDHSRVEVDRKTGEVRVLVKELDEDGNELGESEITPKDFGRTAAATVKSVIIQRFQEEEDKAVLGDFKDRVGQVVSGVVTSGRDPKLVTVNLGDVEGIIPPAEQVPGEKYQHGVRLSVYVLAASRGLKGPHIELSRTHPGLVQGLFKREVPEIDKEEVVIESVAREPGHRTKIAVRATEKGINAKGACIGPNGSRVRAVMNELNGEKIDIVDWAEDPTVYVANALSPAKVISVRVIDEAKRLARVVVPDFQQSLAIGKEGQNARLASRLTGWGIDIHSDTENGAAPA; this is translated from the coding sequence ATGCAAATTGACATGTCTGCATTGCGCCTGGTGGAAGCCGAAAAGGGCATGGATATGAACTCGCTTATCGACACGGTCGAGCAAGCGCTTTTGAAGGCATACCGCAATCAGCCGGGTGCTGAAAAAGATCATTCACGGGTTGAGGTTGATCGCAAGACCGGTGAGGTTCGGGTTTTGGTGAAGGAGCTGGACGAGGACGGCAACGAGCTGGGCGAGTCCGAGATTACTCCTAAAGATTTTGGACGTACCGCCGCAGCCACGGTGAAATCCGTGATTATTCAACGTTTCCAGGAGGAAGAAGACAAAGCAGTTCTGGGCGATTTCAAGGATCGTGTCGGTCAAGTCGTTTCCGGAGTGGTGACTTCCGGGCGTGATCCGAAGCTGGTTACCGTGAATCTGGGAGATGTGGAAGGCATTATTCCGCCGGCCGAACAGGTTCCCGGCGAAAAATACCAGCACGGAGTGCGGCTGAGCGTATACGTTTTAGCGGCGTCGCGTGGCTTGAAAGGCCCGCACATCGAACTGTCTCGAACCCATCCCGGCTTGGTGCAGGGCCTGTTTAAACGCGAAGTGCCCGAAATCGACAAGGAAGAAGTCGTCATCGAATCAGTGGCTCGCGAGCCGGGACACCGCACCAAGATTGCCGTGCGGGCAACCGAAAAAGGTATCAATGCCAAGGGGGCGTGCATCGGCCCGAACGGTTCGCGCGTCCGGGCGGTTATGAACGAGCTCAACGGAGAAAAAATCGACATCGTGGATTGGGCTGAAGATCCTACGGTTTACGTAGCCAATGCTTTGAGCCCGGCCAAAGTCATTTCGGTACGGGTCATCGATGAGGCCAAGCGGCTGGCGCGAGTGGTGGTCCCGGACTTTCAACAGTCCCTGGCTATCGGCAAGGAAGGTCAAAATGCCCGCCTGGCTTCGCGCCTGACCGGTTGGGGGATTGACATCCATTCCGACACCGAAAATGGTGCCGCGCCGGCCTAG
- a CDS encoding ribosome assembly cofactor RimP yields the protein MQIKTEAQPHTSADPSVAAIIQVISPVIDAAGLYLEKIALTGPKHQRVVAIGLDLPDGQADLGSAQLEEASRAIGAALDANDPLPGAYTLEISTLGAEHPLTNLRLARRALGKDVEVRIGGQVRTGILTDVTQTGLSVNDDGDVTVYPFEDIESVRTVILFGKPRGSQRNGRKNK from the coding sequence TTGCAGATAAAGACAGAAGCTCAGCCGCATACCTCGGCAGACCCCAGTGTCGCCGCAATTATCCAGGTCATCAGCCCGGTCATAGACGCTGCCGGATTGTACTTGGAAAAAATTGCCCTCACCGGTCCGAAACATCAGCGGGTCGTGGCGATTGGTTTGGATTTACCCGATGGGCAGGCCGATTTGGGTAGCGCGCAGCTGGAGGAAGCGAGCCGCGCCATCGGTGCCGCTTTGGACGCAAACGATCCGCTGCCAGGTGCCTATACCCTTGAGATTTCCACGCTTGGCGCCGAACACCCGCTGACGAATCTGCGGCTGGCGCGCCGGGCTCTCGGTAAGGACGTAGAAGTGCGTATCGGTGGGCAGGTCCGCACCGGAATTTTGACCGATGTTACGCAAACCGGGCTGAGTGTAAATGACGATGGAGACGTTACGGTTTATCCCTTCGAGGACATAGAATCGGTACGTACCGTTATTTTGTTTGGGAAGCCTCGGGGGTCTCAACGCAACGGGCGAAAAAATAAATAG
- a CDS encoding MarR family transcriptional regulator, giving the protein MVRTDSPDTPDATPEEIWEDFFKFSQMLNLEIDYALKEQCGFDLPQYSILTALANAPEKKLQLGELARQTVFSPSRLNYRLGEMEKKGWLNRLCQGSDKRTRNACLSTKGLNAYEAAAQVQMKVVRELFAGRVSQSVLNAMRRVLSSMRSHLEKSEL; this is encoded by the coding sequence TTGGTTCGCACCGATTCTCCAGACACACCGGACGCTACGCCCGAAGAAATCTGGGAAGACTTTTTTAAGTTTTCCCAAATGCTCAATTTAGAGATTGACTATGCTCTCAAGGAACAATGCGGCTTCGACCTGCCTCAATATTCCATCTTGACGGCTTTGGCTAACGCTCCGGAAAAGAAACTGCAGCTCGGTGAACTTGCCAGGCAAACGGTATTTTCGCCCTCTCGATTGAACTATCGACTTGGTGAGATGGAGAAAAAGGGCTGGCTGAATCGGCTGTGCCAAGGTTCGGATAAACGCACCCGCAATGCTTGCCTGTCAACCAAAGGGTTGAACGCTTACGAAGCCGCGGCGCAAGTCCAGATGAAAGTGGTACGTGAACTGTTTGCTGGCCGGGTTTCGCAATCAGTTTTAAACGCGATGCGCCGCGTGCTGTCCAGTATGCGCAGCCACCTGGAAAAATCGGAACTCTAG
- a CDS encoding ABC transporter ATP-binding protein, with protein sequence MTNTETNIPTVPVAVLHDVTKVYGEKGTRVEALRGINVDINAREFTVIMGPSGSGKSTLLHVLAGLDAVSSGSITVNRVDITKLKDKPLTLWRRDNVGFVFQSFNLVPTLSAQANIELPLRLANKPIDRHWFDQIVTGLDLTTRLNHKPYELSGGQVQRVAVARALLSRPAMLVADEPTGNLDTASSAEVLNLLRAAVDNFGQTVVMVTHDQHAATTGDRVLIVRDGMIVHDLHHPEPADIAKVA encoded by the coding sequence GTGACCAATACGGAGACGAACATCCCGACTGTCCCGGTCGCCGTGCTACACGATGTCACCAAGGTTTACGGGGAAAAAGGCACGCGAGTCGAGGCGTTGCGCGGGATCAACGTAGATATTAACGCCCGCGAATTCACGGTCATCATGGGCCCCTCCGGTTCCGGTAAATCCACGCTGCTGCACGTCCTAGCCGGTTTGGACGCGGTCAGTTCCGGTTCCATCACGGTCAACCGCGTGGACATCACGAAACTGAAAGACAAGCCCCTGACCCTGTGGCGCCGCGACAACGTAGGGTTCGTGTTCCAGTCGTTTAACCTGGTTCCGACCTTGAGCGCCCAAGCCAATATTGAGCTACCGCTACGCCTGGCGAATAAGCCGATAGATCGGCACTGGTTCGACCAAATCGTCACCGGGCTGGACCTCACCACCCGGCTGAACCACAAGCCTTACGAACTGTCCGGTGGCCAGGTACAGCGCGTTGCGGTCGCGCGAGCCCTACTGTCTCGCCCCGCCATGCTGGTCGCTGACGAGCCGACCGGAAACCTGGACACGGCGTCTTCTGCTGAAGTCCTGAACCTACTGCGCGCCGCAGTCGATAACTTCGGGCAAACCGTGGTGATGGTCACCCACGACCAGCACGCCGCCACGACCGGGGACCGGGTCTTAATCGTCCGTGACGGGATGATTGTGCACGATTTGCATCACCCCGAACCCGCAGACATCGCGAAGGTGGCGTGA